The following are encoded in a window of Pseudalgibacter alginicilyticus genomic DNA:
- a CDS encoding DEAD/DEAH box helicase translates to MTFQDLNLNTPLYNALHDLGYTTPTPIQAEAFNVVASGKDMVGIAQTGTGKTFAYMLPILKNLPFSKQETPRVLVLVPTRELVVQVVEEIEKLSKYINNRVLGVYGGTNINTQKQAIAEGVDILVATPGRLYDLALSRVLQLKSIQKLVIDEVDVMLDLGFRHQLINIFDILPEKRQNIMFSATMTQDVDLLINDFFKSPERVSIAVSGTPLENIAQQRYKVPNFYTKVNLLIHLLHDTETFNKVLIFVAYKKMADRLFENLDEHFKEELCVIHSNKTQNYRLRSIEQFRNGDNRILVATDVMARGLDIDNVSHVINFDTPEYPENYMHRIGRTGRAERKGEALIFSTGKEEEAIEKIESLMKMTIPVMDFLEEVEISNELIEEERPQVKERNNPTKRKDEDAPGPAFHEKSEKNSKENLGGSYKFKIAAKYKKPKTRGDKNYNKRNKRK, encoded by the coding sequence GTGACTTTTCAAGACCTTAATTTAAACACACCGCTTTACAACGCCTTACACGATTTAGGCTACACAACCCCTACGCCTATTCAGGCAGAAGCTTTTAATGTGGTAGCCTCTGGTAAAGATATGGTTGGTATTGCGCAAACAGGAACGGGAAAAACCTTTGCCTATATGCTACCTATTTTAAAAAACCTTCCATTTTCCAAACAGGAAACTCCGCGTGTTTTGGTGTTGGTACCAACTCGAGAATTGGTAGTACAGGTAGTGGAAGAAATTGAAAAACTTTCAAAATATATTAATAATCGTGTTTTAGGAGTGTACGGTGGCACAAACATAAATACTCAAAAACAAGCCATCGCTGAAGGTGTTGACATATTAGTGGCTACACCAGGACGCTTATATGATTTAGCTCTTAGCCGCGTTTTACAACTTAAATCCATACAAAAATTAGTCATAGATGAAGTGGATGTGATGTTAGATTTGGGTTTTAGACACCAGTTGATTAACATTTTTGACATCCTTCCTGAAAAACGACAAAATATCATGTTTTCGGCTACCATGACTCAAGATGTAGATTTACTCATTAATGATTTTTTTAAAAGTCCAGAGCGTGTTTCTATAGCTGTTTCGGGTACGCCATTGGAAAACATTGCCCAGCAACGTTATAAAGTGCCTAATTTTTATACCAAAGTAAATTTATTAATCCATTTATTGCACGATACCGAAACCTTCAACAAAGTATTGATTTTTGTAGCCTATAAAAAAATGGCTGATCGTTTATTTGAAAATTTAGACGAACATTTTAAAGAAGAATTGTGCGTCATTCACTCCAATAAAACACAAAATTACAGATTACGAAGTATTGAGCAATTTAGAAATGGGGATAACCGTATTTTAGTAGCCACAGACGTGATGGCACGTGGTTTAGATATTGATAATGTGAGTCATGTTATTAATTTTGACACACCTGAATATCCTGAAAACTATATGCACCGAATTGGAAGAACAGGTCGTGCAGAACGCAAAGGCGAAGCACTTATTTTTTCTACTGGCAAAGAAGAAGAGGCTATTGAAAAAATAGAAAGCTTAATGAAAATGACCATTCCCGTAATGGATTTTCTTGAAGAAGTTGAAATTTCCAATGAACTTATTGAAGAAGAACGTCCACAAGTAAAGGAACGTAACAATCCTACAAAACGAAAAGATGAGGATGCTCCAGGTCCTGCTTTTCATGAAAAATCTGAAAAAAATTCCAAAGAAAATTTAGGAGGTTCATACAAATTTAAAATCGCGGCAAAATATAAAAAACCCAAAACCAGAGGCGATAAAAATTATAATAAACGAAATAAACGGAAGTAA